The DNA window GGAACGGGAAGAGGGCCCCTTCCCCACGGATCGGCGAAGGGGCCCTTCCGGGCGTACGGGGAGGGGTCAGCGCGGCTCGGGGAAGCTGGGCCGCTCGGGGTCGACGCCCTCGGGCAGGGCGGCGGCCGCGTACTCCTTCTTGGGGACCATGACCTTGCGGCGGAACACGCAGACCAGCGTGCCGTCCTGGTTGTAGCCCCGGGTCTCCACCGCGACCACGCCGCGGTCCGGCTTGGAGGAGGACTCCCGCTTGTCCAGCACCGTGGTCTCGCCGTAGATGGTGTCGCCGTGGAAGGTCGGTGCGACGTGCCGCAGCGACTCGATCTCCAGGTTGGCGATCGCCTTGCCGCTGACGTCGGGCACCGACATGCCGAGCAGCAGCGAGTAGATGTAGTTGCCGACCACCACGTTGCGCTTGAACTGGCTCGCCGACTCGGCGTAGTGGGCGTCCATGTGGAGCGGGTGGTGGTTCATGGTGAGCAGGCAGAAGAGGTGGTCGTCGTACTCGGTGACCGTCTTGCCCGGCCAGTGCCGGTAGACGGCGCCGACCTCGAACTCCTCGTAGTAGCGGCCGAACTGCATCCTTGTCCCCTTCGACGGGCGGCGATGGAGTTCGGCACAGCATGCCTTACCGCTTGTTAAGGCGGTGGGCGGGGCGCGGGCGGTGCGGAAAAGTCACACCCGGACCAACCCGGGGGGAGACGCAATGAGCGGCGGGGCCCTCCCCGGCACCCGCCGCCCACGCTCTGATGCGACAGATTCTGCCGTACGTCGGTACGGTGATGATAGAGACGGACCTCACATTTATCTTTTCGTAACACTACGCTCAGTGACACGTGATCACTCCACAAGCGATCTCCGCGGTCCGGATCCCCGCTTGTCAAGCGTCAAGTTACCGATTCGTAGCGCGAAGCGGTCGCGATCGCCATGGAAACGCTCCCATCACGTCCCGTCACGCAAATGCGTCGTGCATTTGCGTTCGGCAGGGCGGAGGGAGACAGACCTCGCTCGATGCATCCCTCCGTCACCGGAGCGCTGCGCAGTGTTTCGTCGCGCACGTCACGGGAATGCCGAGCCATCCGCCCTGGTTCCACCGGACGTAGGCAATCCGCGCTGATCGGAGAGTGCAATGGCAACGGTTGAGCTGACCACGGCCAACTTCGACGAGGTGACCGAACGCGACGGCATCGTGCTGCTCGACTTCTGGGCGGACTGGTGCGGCCCGTGCAAGCGCTTCGCCCCGGTCTACGAGCGCTCGTCCGAGAAGCACCCGGACATCGTCTT is part of the Micromonospora halotolerans genome and encodes:
- a CDS encoding MaoC family dehydratase; this encodes MQFGRYYEEFEVGAVYRHWPGKTVTEYDDHLFCLLTMNHHPLHMDAHYAESASQFKRNVVVGNYIYSLLLGMSVPDVSGKAIANLEIESLRHVAPTFHGDTIYGETTVLDKRESSSKPDRGVVAVETRGYNQDGTLVCVFRRKVMVPKKEYAAAALPEGVDPERPSFPEPR